A stretch of DNA from Candidatus Chlorohelix allophototropha:
GAAGATATGTTTCGTCGTCTTACTGCTTTTGTTTATCAAATGCGCCAAAAATTGCCTGAGCTGAATGTTACTGGTGGATTATTAATGGGTGCAAGTGACCCACTTTATCGGTTGGTTCTTAAACCTGCTGTAGGTGAAGCAATGTACTACTTTGGCAAGTGTCCTGCCTGCGGGCATGCTCCATTGGTAGCACAAAGACACTCTGCTTTAAATGAGATAGATGCAAAAATATTAGCCAGCTGTCCTAAGTGCAACCATATTATTAACTATATGCGTAACCCACATGAAGTAGCTACTTTTTTACCTGATATTATTATTGCTACTCCAGATAAACTCTTTCACGTAGCTACTGTAAAATCCTTTGAACAATATGGTTACGGTCTTTTTGGATCTCCTGTACGTTATTGTCAGATTTGTGCCCGCGCTTATACAGATGCAGGTTTGCAACTAAAACCTCAAAAATTTTTATGCAATCAAATTTTTTCTGACTCAACTTGCCCCGGTACCTTCACGTCTAACGCCATTAGCAAACCAATTCGTTATATGGGTTTTGACGAAGTTCATAGCTTGTATGGTGAATCTGCTACATATCTTTCTGTATTTCTCTCTACTCTTGAAGCGATGCAACGTATTCTATCTAAGCAAAGTACTCTGTCTATACGTTATGAAACCGCTACTGCTACAATTGCAAATGAGACTCAGCTCCTTGAAGCCATTACACGTAAAGACACAACTAAGGATGAGATCATTCCTATTCCTGCCACAAACCAGCTTACAGACTATTTTCTTATTCAGCCTAAAACTGTCCGCTATCGTGTTTTGGTCAATATGCCAGCGCGCATATCTTCGAAACAGGCTTTCCTCCGCGCTGTTCTGAATTCCCATCTACATTTACGAGGCAGATATAACCAAGCACCCGATCTTAAAGAAATACTACAAAATATTACTACTAAACCCACCTCTTGGGATTTTTTACTTGGTTATGTTTTTAAAAAACAAGACGGATTCGACCTACAACGGTCTTTGAGGGATTTTTATCGGAATCGTTACGGCCAAAGCCTCAATATAGATTTTTTAAGTGGTGAAGCTCCTAAAAACAAAATTAGTGAGATTATTCAGAAAGCTATATCAGGTCAATTAGACCTTCTTCTTGCAAATTTGGTTATTAGTTTAGGAATTGACATCCAAGACCTTAACCATATGATAATGTTTGGAGTTCCCAAAGGTTTTACTGAGTACGTTCAGACGGCAGGGCGTACAGGACGTGGTTATTTTAGTGGTCATGTCAATATTATTTTGCTTCCAGCTTACCCGCGTGATGTTTATCTTTATCGACATTTTCATGCTGTCTTATCCGATGTTTCAGGATATTACGACGCACTTCCAGTAAAGAGTACTAATCTTTATTGCTCTGATCAAATTTTTGGTAATGTTGCTAAAGCTCTTTTAAGCTCCTTCTGTTTGCGCGAACCTAAATGGGCGAACGCGAACGGCGTAAATCAAGTTATATCCAATATTGGAAGAAATGATTTTAACAAAGGTCTTAATATACTTAAAGGTGGGATTTCTCGGGTGCTTTGCAATGACGAAGAACTTAGAATCGATACTAATACAATTGTTAATGATAAAAGTCGCAGGCTTTTTCAAGAATTAAGAACACAGAATGAGTTTTTAATTAAAGTTATGACTGAATCTAGCGAACAATGGCTCACTTATAGCCTACGCGGTCGTGCTAATAATATTGTACGTATTAATTGTATTGATCAGGGACTCCTGGATTTAATTGGTGCTACTACTGATCCTGAACAAGAAGAAATGGACGAGCCCGTAGAGATCTTGGTTGGTACTGCTAATCCTGAACCTGTAATACTTGAAGAGGAGAACCTTTAATGTCTAAGACAACTTTACTCTCTCCCGCCGCTGTAATTTTCAAAGTATATCCTGATGCATTTTGGAATTCTTCTAATGCGATAACTAAAGTTGTGTATATTGATAATGCTGATGGGGACACTCGCAATCGAATGATTACTCACGTTCTTCAACGTCTTGCCCAACATTTAACAAGAGAGCATGACAAAGTTGAGTTACATTTTCAAGAGCAACAACGTCGTAGAAATCTACAACAATTGCAACTTTCTACAACTACCTCGGCTGCTGATAATGGGGAACAAGACTTTGACTTCAGTGAAATTTTTGGTGATTTACCCTTAATGGAAGAAGATCTAGATACTACTATTGACGCAACCCAATTTCCTCCTGTCCGTGCAAGTCATATAAGCTTCATCTTAGTAAACGAACAAGCAAAGGTACGTACTAAACTTTATCCACGTACTTTCCACTGCAAATATTGTGGTCATTTTCTTGCCCTTAATCCTGCACGACCCCCTCTTAATCTTACATGTCCTTGTTGCCGTCATGACCAGCTTATTCAAGAGCCTATTGTTTTTGGGTGCGCTCGTTGTGCTAATGTCATAGAACTTTTTCCTAAAGGAGAACGTTCAAATTCTACCCCTACCAATCGGCGGACAATTAATATTGATAACTTTTTAGGCACACCTCCTCCTTGCCCAGAATGCAGTTCCGGACATATTCATCTCGAAAAACACAATACTAATAATCTAGTTTCTTGGCAATGGAAGTGCAATTCTTGTAAGCAATATTTAGAAAACGTTCAAGAACTTTGTTTAAAGTGTTATTTACCTAAAGAAAATTCCGATGACAAAACAGATATTACTTTTATGAGTGCCTTTCCAGCTTCTGCTTCAAATGCTCTTCATCCTCTTGTAGATGTTCAAATGTTTCTCAAAGATGAACCTCTTGAACCAGCTACCTTTCCTACAGCCGCAATAGAAAGTGCTCAGAATTGGGCAGATTACTTCGAGTTAAAACCGCTTGCAAATATTACAAATTCTATTTTAGACCTAGACAAGATAGAAGTAATTGAGAATGCTTGCATTTCAAATGCATATCTTCTTAATCGTGTGCGCGTTGTTACTACTATTTATGGTTATCAGGCTGGTGACATCATGAAGCATCCTCGCTCACCCGTCCAACTCCCTGATCGCCTTGCACGTTTTTTTAGAGATCCAGAGGGCTTAACTGATTATCAATGTTTTGGAATGATCAATGAAGGATCAGCCCTAGTTATAGAGTTAGATAAATCAAAAATCATTGAACGTCTTTCACAGCTTTATCCTTATATAACTACATCTTATAATGACTTGTTACAAACAGAACGCGAGGAACTTGGTATTATTCCATTACGTGAACTACTACAACCTATATCTCTACAACATAATCAATTTCCATTAATAAGTGCGCTACATGCCTTAGAGCATGCCATACTCATTAATGCACATCGTCAAATTGGCAATGAAGTTCTTGGTTCTATATTATTTCCACAGGCGGGAGTGATTCTCTTATACGAACGTGAGTCAATCGGACGGGGTGGCGTAGTTCAGCTAATAAACCGTGGACAAGGGTTAGTCAAACTTATTTTGGCTGCTACTGACCATGTTAATGGTTGCGCCCAAGGGTGTTTTGATGGATGTCCTAGTTGTAGTTATATCAATGATATGTATTGTCAGTATCATCAGGAAGATTTTAATAATAGATGGTTACCACCTAACATTTTGCTTTCTAGAACAGGAGGTAGAAGCATTCTTAAGTCATAAAATATTTTAACAAATTTATTTAACAGTCTTATTAACTGATCAGCCTAGAACTTTACTTTGCCATCTCTAATAATAAATTTTCATTCGTTTCCAAGGTTTCTTCATTTGGATTTGGATTCTCTTGAGTTAAGAAAGCAATTATTTGTCTTGTGACTACCTCTGACAGTAAAGGTGGTATAGCATTTCCAACCTGCCTATATTGGTCAGTTTGATTTCCAGCAAAAACCCAATCATCTGGAAAGCCTTGTAAACGGGCAGCCTCTCGGACTGTTAAATGTCGTGGTTCAAATGGATGAATAAATGGCCTACCTCCTCCTCTGGTTGAGCCCACTAAAACTGTTCCACTCGGTCTATCCCAAGCTAATCTATCAGTGTGGTCAATTCTATCTCTAGCTCCTTGTACAAGTTGCTCGTATCTTGTACGCACTCGTTCACTATGAATTCGTCTTTCGTTGTTTGCTAGACCATCTGGCATATTTTCTAACACATCACGCACACAACGATAAATTAAACCATTTCTATTATTGCCAATGGCATCTGGTGGAAAGTACGTTGAGTCAGGCGGAACTAAACCTCGTACTTCCATGCCTTCTCTAAAACCAATTATGAAGACTCGTCTTCTAAACTGTGGAACACCAAAATTCACTGCATCTAGTACCCAAGTAAGTGTATTTAAGTATCCTGCTTCAGTAAATAAGTCTATTACTTTTTGATAAGATTTCCCTTTATCCACACTTAAAAATCCTGCCACATTTTCCATCACAAAACACTTTGGCTGTATTTCCCGTACTACCCGCACAAATTCGAGCATCAGGTTTCCTCTTGGATCTTCAAATCCTTGGCGATTTCCTAAAATGCTAAAAGACTGGCACGGTGGACCTCCAACTACTAAATCAGCCTCTTTAATTGCTAAATTAGCTCTTTGCAGTATTAGATTGCTATTAATTTGGTATAAATCTCCTCCGAAATCTCCTTCGTTGTCTCCAATTACATTTAACGATGGTCGGTTAAGTCTAATAGTTTCTCTAGCTGCCAAACTTATATCTAAACATACTCTCAAATCAATTTGCACATTTGACTTGTAGGCGGCTTGTTCTATTCCAAGATCTAACCCAAACCCACCTGAAAACAAACTAATATACTTTAGCATCCAAAATCCTCTTCAATTACAAAATCAATTGTAGTGTTCTGCATCAATCAGGTTTGACGTTCCTCTGAAAATTACTTAACAACAGGCTAATGGAATTTGGGTAACTTAAACCGCCTGCCCGCAAGGGTAGCTTCCTTTTACCTGCAATCGAGTTTTGAAGCTAAAACAGTTCTAGCTGGCCTTTTGGAGTTCGACGGTATAACCTAGGCTCTCCAATTGCCGTAAAGCCCGTTTCTTGATGCTCTCCTGATCTAGCTTGTGGAAGTAATCCCCGCCTATCTCCTTGTAATATTCTCTGCGCAGAAGCAGGTGGTAAATAATTGTAACAGTTCAGACCAAAAGCTTGGGAAGGGGAGGTTGCCCACAAAAAGTGTCAAGGAGCGCAACCAACAAGTTTTCACCTTGCTTTTTCATGGTGGAAAGGTAGCCTCTTATCCGACAAAAGAAGCTGGCACCTTCCTGGCTGCGAAAACAACCTGAAACCTTTTGTTGCACTTTAACCATCCGAATATCACGCTCGGCCAGATTGTTATCAAAAGGCACATCAAAACGGTAGGCAAACAGCAGCACTTGATGACGCTGTTTATCCAGCCGATCCAGTAAGTTCTTAGGCTTGCTCTGCCGGGGCTTGCCCCGTTTTCCACAAGGCCAGCCACCCTGGGGAGGAGGATTAGCTGCCAGACCCTGTGCGATCAATTGCTGGTAGCGCTCTTCGAAATGCGCTAACCGTGCACTGCTTAAACTGGTTTCAGACCTAGCCCTGGCGACTTCCACTTCTTCTTTCAAGTCCACAAGAAGGGTGGTGAACTCAGCCGCCCACGCCTGCTTGAGTTGTTCGTAGACAAAAGCAAGTTCCCTGAGATGATGGGCGTTACACAGACCGTGGGTACAGGCATAGCGCAGATAGTTAGACCAACCATCGTGGATCGCTGCGCCCTGGAAAGCCGGTAAAATCCCAATCTCGTCTGTGGCTTTACTACCTCGCCGTAAATGGTGAGCATAGTGGGTTAAATGTGGTGTGCTGGCTACGTGCAGCCAGTGGCGCTTGCCTTCTACATACAACCCGGTTTCATCGCAATGTAACACTTTGGCCTGGGTAAGCGCTGTCTTGATGGTTTTTTCTGGCTCAGCCAATTGCTCGTAGCACTCCGCTATCATATTGACCAAACTGCCGGGTGAAAGACTTTCGCTGTAGATTTCATTAAGTAGCTCGCACACCCGGGCATAAGGCAGCAGTTGATAAGTGATCAGGTAAACTGCCAGAGCCCGAAACCCAGGTCCGTATTGCACCCAATTCTTGACGGACTGCGGGAATTTGGCTTTGGTAACAGTCTGACAAGTAGGACACTTTTTGCTGTAAGTGCGGTGTTCGGTGACGTGCAGTTTGAGTTGAGTAGGCAGCTCAAAAACCTGACGAGGCTCGAAGTGAGGTAGCGCTGCTTCTTTGGTTAAGTCAGTCTGGCACTTTTCACAGGTGGTGGGCAGATGCGCAATCACTGTATCCGGGTTTTCGCTTTGTTTAAGAGCCTGACCCTCGTGACCAGGTTGACCACCCGGTTTCTTACCGCTGGATTTGCGCAAGCTGCGTTTTTTGGGCGAGCGCTTAAACCCGTCGGAAGAAGGCGGTTTGGAAGAATTATGGCTATCTTGAGAGAGCCGGGCTTCAAGGGTTTGAATACGTTCTATCAGTTGGGCAATCAAAGCTGCCTGTGAAGCGGCTTTAGCTTCAAGTTGGGCGTAATCGTTTTGAAGTTGGGCTAATTGCTCTTCTAATGTCAT
This window harbors:
- a CDS encoding DEAD/DEAH box helicase, which codes for MFYQPASSRYLLTQWIKEILDWTTYDSNDRLYLDEISASEVIDLTYLEGTVLDEAVAANALFPASIVQNEAYRGIGTNSTMSVTFPVNIENADWACKIRLRAALPSLLAVGRDRFYPNIEPNTQPPEEMLFPLINGTQYELQEAAGNRLRALAGQLEVVDFSHTFDINIPSGNQVIPVIQKGIKNIYAYIDEQDNLHLNQNENNLHPIPAEQLPANLRFFYLQRKVNECSLQLNFSWKRYSPTSAKITISLHNQSNVENTNRNNILLSTLILPHMQITLVGAKADFPLQQYADVKQSVISLDEERLHEEAEKRLYQVPQSGCIATLHPRDSSKLSLTTFGVFDTPRETPAPGPKISEITVSPESFLSICSNRNSQFDSFITNHWATIRNILLAAAEAFKFERFHLFQWEAITTGIKLESTGQERTVTIVRAPTGSGKTIVFMVNAAISSLCGNQRSTSILLFPTRILNEDMFRRLTAFVYQMRQKLPELNVTGGLLMGASDPLYRLVLKPAVGEAMYYFGKCPACGHAPLVAQRHSALNEIDAKILASCPKCNHIINYMRNPHEVATFLPDIIIATPDKLFHVATVKSFEQYGYGLFGSPVRYCQICARAYTDAGLQLKPQKFLCNQIFSDSTCPGTFTSNAISKPIRYMGFDEVHSLYGESATYLSVFLSTLEAMQRILSKQSTLSIRYETATATIANETQLLEAITRKDTTKDEIIPIPATNQLTDYFLIQPKTVRYRVLVNMPARISSKQAFLRAVLNSHLHLRGRYNQAPDLKEILQNITTKPTSWDFLLGYVFKKQDGFDLQRSLRDFYRNRYGQSLNIDFLSGEAPKNKISEIIQKAISGQLDLLLANLVISLGIDIQDLNHMIMFGVPKGFTEYVQTAGRTGRGYFSGHVNIILLPAYPRDVYLYRHFHAVLSDVSGYYDALPVKSTNLYCSDQIFGNVAKALLSSFCLREPKWANANGVNQVISNIGRNDFNKGLNILKGGISRVLCNDEELRIDTNTIVNDKSRRLFQELRTQNEFLIKVMTESSEQWLTYSLRGRANNIVRINCIDQGLLDLIGATTDPEQEEMDEPVEILVGTANPEPVILEEENL
- a CDS encoding DNA cytosine methyltransferase, producing the protein MLKYISLFSGGFGLDLGIEQAAYKSNVQIDLRVCLDISLAARETIRLNRPSLNVIGDNEGDFGGDLYQINSNLILQRANLAIKEADLVVGGPPCQSFSILGNRQGFEDPRGNLMLEFVRVVREIQPKCFVMENVAGFLSVDKGKSYQKVIDLFTEAGYLNTLTWVLDAVNFGVPQFRRRVFIIGFREGMEVRGLVPPDSTYFPPDAIGNNRNGLIYRCVRDVLENMPDGLANNERRIHSERVRTRYEQLVQGARDRIDHTDRLAWDRPSGTVLVGSTRGGGRPFIHPFEPRHLTVREAARLQGFPDDWVFAGNQTDQYRQVGNAIPPLLSEVVTRQIIAFLTQENPNPNEETLETNENLLLEMAK
- the tnpC gene encoding IS66 family transposase, with the protein product MTLEEQLAQLQNDYAQLEAKAASQAALIAQLIERIQTLEARLSQDSHNSSKPPSSDGFKRSPKKRSLRKSSGKKPGGQPGHEGQALKQSENPDTVIAHLPTTCEKCQTDLTKEAALPHFEPRQVFELPTQLKLHVTEHRTYSKKCPTCQTVTKAKFPQSVKNWVQYGPGFRALAVYLITYQLLPYARVCELLNEIYSESLSPGSLVNMIAECYEQLAEPEKTIKTALTQAKVLHCDETGLYVEGKRHWLHVASTPHLTHYAHHLRRGSKATDEIGILPAFQGAAIHDGWSNYLRYACTHGLCNAHHLRELAFVYEQLKQAWAAEFTTLLVDLKEEVEVARARSETSLSSARLAHFEERYQQLIAQGLAANPPPQGGWPCGKRGKPRQSKPKNLLDRLDKQRHQVLLFAYRFDVPFDNNLAERDIRMVKVQQKVSGCFRSQEGASFFCRIRGYLSTMKKQGENLLVALLDTFCGQPPLPKLLV